Proteins encoded by one window of Xenopus tropicalis strain Nigerian chromosome 6, UCB_Xtro_10.0, whole genome shotgun sequence:
- the stmn2 gene encoding stathmin-2 — MAKTAIAYKEKMKELSMLSLICSCFYPEPRNISAYTYDDMEVKQINKRASGQAFELILKPPSPVSEAPRTLASPKKKDVSLEEIQAKLEAAEDRRKSQEAQVLKQLADKREHEREVLQKALEENNNFSRLAEEKLILKMEQIKENREYYLATLMERLKEKERHAVEVRRNKEQLELSG; from the exons CCTACAAGGAAAAGATGAAGGAGCTGTCCATGCTGTCTCTGATCTGTTCTTGTTTTTACCCTGAGCCCCGCAATATCAGCGCATATACATATGATG ACATGGAAGTCAAGCAGATTAACAAGCGCGCGTCTGGCCAGGCTTTCGAACTGATATTGAAGCCGCCATCTCCAGTCTCTGAAGCGCCCCGAACCCTGGCCTCTCCCAAGAAGAAGGACGTTTCTCTAGAAGAGATTCAGGCCAAGCTGGAAGCAGCAGAGGACAGACGAAAG TCTCAGGAAGCCCAAGTCCTGAAGCAACTTGCAGACAAGCGGGAGCACGAGAGAGAAGTGCTCCAGAAGGCCCTGGAAGAGAATAACAACTTCAGCAGGCTGGCAGAGGAGAAACTTATACTAAAAATGGAACAGATAAAAGAAAACCGTGAATACTACTTAGCTACCCTCATGGAACGTCTCAAGGAGAAG GAGAGGCATGCCGTCGAAGTGCGCAGAAACAAGGAACAACTAGAACTTTCCGGCTGA